In Blautia sp. SC05B48, a single genomic region encodes these proteins:
- a CDS encoding histidine phosphatase family protein: MLIYIVRHGLTEWNKLKKLQGAADVPLAKEGVLLAEKTGEALRNVMFDICFTSPLSRAKQTAEYVLGKRDVPIIPDKRIQEIDFGVLEGDQVRDADGNYIDPQIETFFRDPVNFKRPEKGEDIFDVIARTKDFWDEKTSDPTLADKTILVASHGCAVRALLQNVDPDPKNFWRGSVPPNCCINLVEVKNGMTTLLEEDKVYA; this comes from the coding sequence ATGCTGATCTACATTGTAAGACATGGCCTGACCGAGTGGAATAAATTAAAAAAACTTCAGGGTGCAGCGGATGTACCTCTTGCGAAGGAAGGGGTTCTTCTTGCGGAAAAAACAGGAGAAGCTCTCCGTAATGTGATGTTTGATATCTGTTTTACAAGTCCGCTCTCAAGGGCAAAACAGACAGCAGAATATGTTCTGGGGAAACGAGATGTTCCGATCATACCGGATAAGCGGATTCAGGAGATCGATTTTGGCGTGCTGGAGGGTGATCAGGTAAGAGATGCAGATGGCAATTATATCGATCCGCAGATTGAGACTTTTTTCCGTGATCCGGTAAATTTTAAACGACCGGAAAAGGGCGAGGATATTTTTGATGTGATCGCCAGGACAAAGGATTTCTGGGATGAAAAAACATCAGATCCGACTCTTGCGGATAAAACAATTCTTGTTGCCTCTCATGGATGTGCAGTCCGTGCTCTTCTTCAAAATGTAGATCCTGATCCGAAGAATTTCTGGAGAGGCTCCGTGCCGCCTAACTGCTGTATTAATCTTGTGGAAGTAAAGAATGGAATGACAACACTTCTGGAAGAAGATAAAGTTTATGCATAA
- the pheT gene encoding phenylalanine--tRNA ligase subunit beta: MNTSLSWIKTYVPDLDVTAQEYTDAMTLTGTKVEGFTELDADLDKIVIGQIDKIEKHPDADKLIICQVNIGTESVQIVTGAPNVKEGDKVPVVLDGGRVAGGHDGKMTPGGIKIKKGKLRGVESFGMMCSIEELGSTREMYPEAPEYGIYIFPEDAVVGESAVKALGLDDVVFEYEITSNRVDCYGVLGIAREAAATFQKKFCPPIVEVKENDEKASDYIKVTVEDPELCPRYCARVVKNVKIGPSPKWMQRCLASNGIRPINNLVDITNYVMEEFGQPMHAYDLDTIANQEIIVRRAGKDEKFVTLDGQERIMDENVLMICDGEKAVGIAGIMGGENSMITDDVKTVLFEAACFDGTSIRLSSKRIGLRTDASGKFEKGLDPNNAQAAIDRACQLMEELGAGEVVGGMVDVCSETREPSRVKFEPEKINKLLGTSLTKEEMIDYLGRVELAYDEKTDEIVAPTFRQDIHCNADVAEEVARFYGYDKIPMTLPTGEATTGKLPFKLRIQEVARDIAEYCGFSEGMSYSFESPKVFDKLCIPEDSELRKVITISNPLGEDYSIMRTSTLNGMLASLSTNYNRRNKDVRLYELGNIYLPKSLPVTELPDERTMFTLGMYGKGDFFDMKGVCEEFFEKIGMKKKVTYDPNSGKPFLHPGRQANMIYEGKVVGYLGEVHPAVADNYSIGEKAYIAVIDILDVLEFAGFNHKYTGIAKYPAVTRDLSLVVPHAVLAGQIEEIFDQRGGNILESYQLFDIYEGAQIEKGFKSMAYSLVFRAHDKTLGENEISAAMKKIMNGLNGLGIELRS, translated from the coding sequence ATGAATACTTCATTATCTTGGATTAAAACATATGTGCCGGATCTGGATGTAACGGCACAGGAATATACAGATGCCATGACCTTAACAGGCACAAAGGTAGAGGGCTTTACAGAGCTGGATGCAGATCTTGATAAGATCGTGATCGGCCAGATCGATAAGATCGAGAAACATCCGGATGCAGATAAGCTGATCATCTGCCAGGTAAATATCGGAACTGAGAGTGTGCAGATCGTAACAGGCGCTCCAAATGTAAAAGAAGGAGATAAGGTTCCGGTTGTTCTTGATGGCGGACGTGTTGCAGGCGGCCACGATGGAAAAATGACTCCCGGAGGTATCAAGATCAAAAAAGGCAAACTCCGTGGCGTGGAGTCCTTTGGTATGATGTGCTCTATCGAGGAACTTGGAAGTACCAGAGAAATGTATCCGGAAGCACCGGAATACGGAATCTATATTTTTCCTGAGGATGCAGTTGTGGGGGAGAGCGCTGTTAAGGCACTTGGCCTTGACGATGTGGTATTTGAGTATGAGATCACTTCCAACCGTGTAGACTGCTATGGCGTTCTTGGAATCGCAAGAGAGGCAGCAGCAACCTTCCAGAAGAAATTCTGCCCGCCGATTGTAGAGGTTAAGGAAAATGATGAGAAAGCTTCCGATTATATAAAGGTTACTGTAGAGGATCCGGAGCTTTGCCCGCGTTACTGTGCAAGGGTTGTAAAAAATGTCAAGATCGGTCCGTCTCCGAAGTGGATGCAGAGATGTCTGGCTTCCAATGGAATCCGTCCGATCAACAACCTGGTTGACATCACAAACTATGTAATGGAAGAATTTGGACAGCCAATGCATGCATATGATCTGGATACCATCGCAAATCAGGAGATCATTGTACGCCGTGCAGGAAAAGATGAGAAATTCGTTACACTGGATGGCCAGGAGCGTATCATGGATGAGAACGTTCTGATGATCTGTGACGGTGAGAAGGCTGTCGGCATCGCAGGTATCATGGGTGGAGAGAATTCCATGATCACAGACGATGTAAAAACTGTTCTTTTTGAGGCAGCGTGCTTCGATGGAACCAGCATCCGTCTTTCTTCCAAGAGGATCGGACTTCGTACAGATGCATCCGGTAAATTTGAGAAGGGTCTTGACCCGAACAATGCACAGGCTGCAATTGACCGTGCATGCCAGCTGATGGAAGAACTTGGTGCAGGCGAGGTTGTAGGCGGAATGGTTGATGTCTGCAGCGAGACAAGAGAACCATCCAGAGTAAAATTTGAGCCTGAGAAGATCAACAAGCTTCTTGGAACCAGCCTTACAAAAGAAGAGATGATCGATTATCTTGGACGTGTAGAACTGGCTTATGATGAAAAAACAGACGAGATCGTTGCACCGACATTCCGTCAGGATATCCACTGCAATGCAGATGTTGCAGAGGAGGTTGCAAGATTCTATGGCTATGATAAGATTCCGATGACACTTCCTACAGGAGAGGCTACTACAGGTAAGCTGCCATTTAAGCTTCGTATCCAGGAGGTTGCAAGAGATATTGCAGAATACTGCGGATTTTCAGAGGGAATGTCCTATTCTTTCGAAAGCCCGAAGGTATTTGACAAGCTTTGTATTCCTGAGGACAGTGAGCTTCGTAAGGTTATCACCATCAGCAATCCTCTCGGAGAGGACTACAGTATCATGCGTACAAGCACACTGAACGGTATGCTGGCATCCCTTTCTACAAACTATAACAGACGTAATAAAGATGTTCGTCTTTACGAGCTTGGAAATATCTATCTTCCAAAGTCTCTTCCGGTCACAGAGCTTCCGGATGAGCGTACCATGTTTACACTTGGAATGTACGGAAAAGGCGATTTCTTTGATATGAAGGGTGTATGTGAGGAGTTCTTCGAGAAGATCGGAATGAAGAAAAAGGTTACCTACGATCCAAACAGCGGAAAACCATTCCTTCATCCAGGAAGACAGGCTAACATGATCTACGAGGGTAAGGTGGTTGGATACTTAGGGGAGGTTCATCCGGCTGTTGCAGATAATTACTCTATCGGAGAAAAAGCATATATCGCAGTGATCGACATTCTGGATGTTCTGGAATTTGCTGGTTTCAACCACAAATATACAGGAATTGCCAAATATCCGGCTGTAACTCGTGACCTGAGCCTCGTAGTTCCTCATGCAGTTCTTGCAGGACAGATTGAGGAGATTTTTGACCAGAGAGGCGGAAATATTCTTGAGAGCTATCAGCTGTTCGATATCTACGAGGGTGCACAGATTGAGAAAGGTTTCAAATCCATGGCTTATTCTCTGGTATTCCGTGCTCATGACAAGACTCTTGGTGAAAACGAGATCTCCGCAGCAATGAAAAAGATCATGAATGGTCTTAACGGACTTGGAATCGAGCTGAGAAGCTGA
- a CDS encoding aldose epimerase family protein yields MSVSERKFGALPTGEEVKIYHLENKKGAYAEVLQYGAILVKICVPDKNGDLKDVVLGYDDIRGYEINGCFFGAIIGRSGNRIENSRFFIDDKEVVLAENENHNNLHSGPDGFEKKLWEVKEISQEKNSVDFFRISPDGENGFPGEFSIVVKYEFTEENELKIFYRGRSDAATVANMTNHSYFNLNGEGSGDVLDQELCIHAKYFTPVKDSQSIPTGEYAPVAGTPMDFNVSKPIGRDIEADFEQLKFTGGYDHNYVTDNYAKGNVRSIATAYCKESGIGMEVSSDCPCVQFYAGNFVKDEKGKNGHVYHERYGFCLETQVEPNAVNVEDFHSPILLPGEEYSSETVYRFFVK; encoded by the coding sequence ATGAGTGTTTCTGAAAGGAAATTTGGGGCACTTCCTACAGGAGAAGAAGTAAAAATCTATCATCTTGAGAATAAAAAAGGTGCCTATGCGGAAGTGCTTCAGTATGGTGCGATCCTGGTGAAGATATGTGTTCCGGATAAGAACGGAGATCTGAAGGATGTGGTCCTTGGATATGACGATATCCGAGGATATGAGATTAATGGATGCTTTTTCGGTGCGATCATTGGAAGAAGTGGAAACCGTATCGAGAATTCCAGATTTTTTATTGATGATAAAGAAGTGGTTCTTGCAGAGAATGAGAATCATAACAATCTTCACAGCGGTCCGGATGGCTTTGAGAAAAAGCTGTGGGAGGTAAAAGAAATTTCCCAGGAGAAGAACAGCGTGGATTTCTTTCGCATCAGTCCGGATGGAGAGAACGGATTTCCGGGAGAATTTTCCATTGTTGTGAAATATGAATTCACAGAGGAAAACGAACTGAAGATTTTTTACAGAGGACGCTCTGATGCAGCTACCGTTGCCAATATGACCAACCATTCTTATTTTAATCTGAACGGAGAAGGCAGCGGAGATGTGCTTGACCAGGAATTATGTATTCATGCGAAGTATTTTACTCCGGTAAAAGACAGCCAGTCCATTCCTACCGGTGAATATGCACCGGTGGCGGGAACACCGATGGATTTCAATGTTTCCAAACCAATCGGCAGAGACATTGAGGCGGACTTTGAACAGCTGAAGTTTACAGGCGGTTATGACCATAACTATGTAACCGATAATTATGCAAAGGGCAATGTCCGTTCGATCGCTACTGCATACTGTAAGGAATCCGGTATCGGTATGGAGGTTTCCTCCGACTGTCCGTGTGTGCAGTTCTATGCAGGCAATTTTGTTAAGGATGAGAAGGGAAAGAACGGTCATGTTTATCATGAACGTTATGGATTCTGCCTGGAGACACAGGTGGAGCCAAATGCAGTCAATGTAGAGGATTTCCATTCTCCGATCCTACTTCCCGGTGAAGAGTACAGCTCTGAAACGGTTTACCGTTTCTTTGTGAAATAA
- a CDS encoding MotA/TolQ/ExbB proton channel family protein: MGKKFMNTVLFLAVTVAAATLTAYVGKGSGNVLLYNFTFLGLMLIIYAVGLFAGLYRMDNLSRALKHGSGEITEVFQLPGRARKEEIGQLRGIFGDRYLDKKMDDFVDSISRTEEGIAEVEDFVNIEDVDVHIHKRLLEMAPDIFTSLGILGTFIGLVWGLKNFQPTDYEVMTSSVSALVDGIKVAFLTSIYGVALSVVYTFGMKSGYSAMSQAMQDFLDRFHALVLPTAENESWNLLVSSQKTQTEAMKQMAEQFSVQMADSFEKVITPTFQKMNDSLDVLTASVTKGQQDAIREILDTFLSEMHGSFQMQFEDFNDALAELKKVQKENTEYTSELYKTMSSQLSETFTKQERAMKDAIKEIDEMQSSYMKTADRIIRDNQTIQQLQKRDYEKLARHMHENEKESADLWKNCNASMRQYVDCAAEGMKAVADSNRISEELLREDKKMIEDFEARVKEFTESQKMVNSVLDEVRRLLSEIKTAKNNRDIHLIAGQPWGYGSNAGIQELKDKLTGLEDLLEGQGARQEALLDEIERSIREATKAAQKSRFGLFK; this comes from the coding sequence ATGGGAAAAAAGTTTATGAATACAGTGCTGTTTCTGGCAGTAACAGTGGCCGCAGCAACCCTGACTGCTTATGTTGGAAAAGGCTCCGGGAATGTGTTGCTTTATAATTTTACATTTCTGGGACTTATGCTGATCATATACGCAGTGGGGCTTTTTGCAGGTTTATATCGGATGGATAACCTGTCAAGAGCACTGAAGCATGGCTCTGGTGAGATCACAGAAGTGTTTCAGCTTCCGGGAAGAGCCAGAAAAGAAGAGATTGGGCAGCTGCGAGGGATTTTCGGTGACCGCTATCTCGACAAAAAGATGGATGATTTTGTTGACAGCATCAGCAGAACAGAAGAAGGAATCGCTGAAGTAGAGGATTTTGTGAATATTGAGGATGTAGATGTACATATCCACAAGAGACTCCTTGAGATGGCTCCGGACATTTTTACAAGCCTTGGTATCCTTGGAACATTTATCGGTCTTGTGTGGGGACTTAAGAATTTCCAGCCCACGGATTATGAAGTGATGACAAGCTCGGTATCCGCTCTTGTAGATGGCATCAAAGTTGCGTTTCTGACCTCCATTTATGGAGTTGCACTTTCTGTTGTGTACACATTTGGGATGAAAAGCGGATATTCTGCGATGTCCCAGGCAATGCAGGATTTTCTGGATCGTTTTCACGCACTGGTGCTCCCTACTGCGGAGAATGAGTCCTGGAATCTCCTTGTTTCCAGCCAGAAGACGCAGACAGAAGCCATGAAACAGATGGCGGAACAGTTTTCTGTGCAGATGGCAGACAGCTTTGAGAAAGTGATCACACCTACTTTTCAGAAGATGAATGATTCTCTGGACGTTCTTACTGCATCTGTGACAAAAGGGCAGCAGGATGCGATCCGGGAGATTCTGGATACGTTTTTAAGCGAGATGCACGGTTCCTTTCAGATGCAGTTTGAAGATTTTAATGATGCCTTGGCAGAACTTAAGAAGGTGCAGAAGGAGAATACAGAATATACATCAGAATTGTACAAGACCATGAGTAGTCAGCTGAGTGAAACCTTTACGAAGCAGGAACGTGCCATGAAGGATGCTATTAAGGAAATCGATGAGATGCAGAGTAGTTATATGAAGACTGCAGACCGTATTATCCGGGATAATCAGACGATCCAGCAGCTGCAGAAACGGGATTACGAAAAGCTTGCCCGGCATATGCATGAAAATGAAAAAGAATCCGCAGATCTCTGGAAAAACTGCAATGCATCTATGCGCCAGTATGTGGACTGTGCTGCAGAAGGGATGAAAGCAGTTGCGGATTCCAATAGGATCAGTGAGGAGCTTCTTCGTGAAGATAAGAAGATGATCGAAGATTTTGAAGCCAGAGTGAAAGAATTTACTGAGAGCCAGAAGATGGTCAACAGTGTTCTGGATGAGGTGCGCAGGCTTCTTTCTGAGATCAAGACGGCAAAAAATAACCGTGATATCCATCTGATCGCCGGACAGCCCTGGGGCTATGGAAGCAATGCCGGTATCCAGGAACTTAAGGATAAGCTGACAGGTCTGGAGGATCTTCTGGAAGGACAGGGTGCAAGACAGGAAGCATTGCTGGATGAGATCGAGCGCAGTATCCGTGAGGCAACGAAGGCAGCACAGAAAAGCCGTTTTGGTTTATTTAAGTAA
- a CDS encoding ferrous iron transport protein A, with protein MQSLNETKAGESYTIKWMTGMPETMEQIRQYDVSEGKTVQIISRILGGVIVGVCGRRILISDDAACRIKV; from the coding sequence ATGCAGTCATTAAATGAGACAAAAGCAGGGGAAAGCTACACGATCAAGTGGATGACCGGAATGCCGGAGACTATGGAACAGATCAGGCAATATGATGTCAGTGAAGGAAAGACCGTACAGATCATAAGTAGGATACTTGGCGGAGTGATCGTAGGTGTTTGCGGACGCAGGATCCTGATCAGCGATGATGCAGCCTGCCGTATAAAAGTCTAA
- the pheS gene encoding phenylalanine--tRNA ligase subunit alpha: protein MKERLQELAENARKRIEESEGLDKLNDVRVAYLGKKGELTAILKGMKDVAPEERPKVGQLVNETRAKIEELLEASKKDFEEKVREEKMKAEVIDVTLPAKKAKIGHRHPNTIALEEVERIFIGMGYEVVEGPEIEYADYNFTKLNIPEDHPARDEQDTFFINDSILLRSQTSPVQAREMEKGKLPIRMIAPGRVFRSDEVDATHSPSFHQIEGLVIDKNVTFADLKGTLQEFAKELFGPETKTKFRPHHFPFTEPSAEVDVSCFKCGGKGCRFCKGSGWIEILGCGMVHPNVLRMCGIDPDEYTGFAFGVGLERIALLKYEIDDMRLLYENDSRFLKQF from the coding sequence ATGAAAGAAAGACTTCAGGAACTGGCTGAAAATGCCAGAAAACGGATCGAGGAATCCGAGGGCCTGGATAAGCTGAATGATGTGCGTGTTGCATATCTTGGAAAAAAAGGTGAGCTTACTGCAATCTTAAAAGGTATGAAGGATGTTGCTCCGGAAGAGCGTCCGAAGGTTGGACAGCTTGTCAATGAGACAAGAGCCAAGATCGAAGAACTTCTGGAAGCCTCCAAAAAGGATTTCGAGGAGAAGGTCCGTGAGGAAAAAATGAAGGCAGAAGTGATTGATGTAACACTTCCTGCAAAGAAAGCGAAGATCGGTCATCGCCATCCGAATACTATCGCTCTGGAAGAAGTTGAGCGTATTTTCATCGGAATGGGCTATGAGGTTGTGGAAGGTCCGGAGATTGAGTATGCGGACTACAACTTTACAAAGCTGAATATTCCGGAGGATCATCCGGCAAGAGATGAGCAGGATACATTCTTTATCAATGATTCCATTCTGCTCCGTTCCCAGACATCACCGGTGCAGGCACGTGAGATGGAAAAAGGCAAGCTTCCGATCCGTATGATCGCACCTGGCCGTGTATTCCGTTCTGATGAGGTAGATGCAACACATTCACCTTCCTTCCATCAGATCGAGGGTCTTGTTATTGATAAGAATGTTACGTTTGCAGATCTTAAGGGAACCCTTCAGGAGTTCGCAAAAGAGCTGTTCGGACCGGAGACAAAGACCAAATTCCGTCCGCATCATTTCCCGTTCACAGAGCCGAGCGCTGAGGTTGATGTTTCCTGCTTCAAATGCGGCGGAAAGGGCTGCCGTTTCTGTAAAGGTTCCGGCTGGATCGAAATCCTTGGCTGTGGTATGGTTCATCCGAATGTTCTCCGTATGTGCGGGATCGATCCGGATGAGTATACAGGATTTGCCTTTGGTGTGGGTCTGGAGCGTATCGCACTTCTGAAATATGAGATCGATGATATGCGTCTTCTCTATGAGAACGACAGCAGATTCCTGAAACAGTTCTAA
- a CDS encoding YihY/virulence factor BrkB family protein, with translation MDEEKKNIIQLMLGFVRRANGDHVSAYAAQAAYFLIMSFIPFILFLTTLIRYTPLSYNVVRDAIIGFVPGNLQTFVLSIVVEVYKRSTAIVPLSALMALWASGKGMQAITNGLNTIYHVKETRNWLMTRIYSVFYMLLFVLAIIVTLLVLVLGNRIQVAAQRTIPILGRLLAKVMGARTLLVFAVLFAVFLVLYKVLPNRKATFKSQLPGAFMIAVAWMIFSYGFSLYFAFFPDFGNMYGSLTALIMVMLWLYVCMNLLLYGAEINAYFENEFRKAQRSVKTLLSKKENEKNSTKES, from the coding sequence ATGGACGAGGAAAAGAAAAATATAATCCAGCTCATGCTGGGATTTGTGCGCAGGGCAAACGGAGATCATGTCAGTGCATATGCGGCCCAGGCAGCGTATTTTCTGATCATGTCTTTTATCCCGTTTATACTGTTTCTTACAACGCTGATCCGTTATACACCGTTAAGCTATAACGTTGTCAGGGATGCCATCATCGGGTTTGTGCCCGGAAATCTGCAGACCTTTGTGCTGAGCATTGTGGTAGAAGTATACAAAAGAAGTACAGCCATCGTGCCGTTGTCTGCGCTGATGGCGCTCTGGGCGTCCGGAAAGGGAATGCAGGCGATCACCAATGGTTTAAATACCATTTATCATGTAAAGGAAACCCGAAACTGGCTGATGACCAGAATCTATTCGGTTTTTTATATGCTGTTGTTTGTGCTGGCGATCATTGTCACTCTTCTGGTTCTGGTTCTTGGTAACCGGATCCAGGTAGCTGCACAGAGAACCATTCCGATTCTTGGTAGGCTGCTGGCCAAGGTTATGGGGGCCAGGACATTGCTTGTATTTGCCGTGCTGTTTGCAGTGTTTCTGGTTCTTTATAAAGTACTTCCAAACCGAAAGGCAACCTTTAAAAGCCAGCTTCCGGGTGCATTTATGATCGCAGTGGCGTGGATGATATTTTCCTACGGATTTTCCCTGTATTTTGCATTTTTTCCGGATTTCGGAAATATGTACGGAAGTCTGACTGCGCTGATCATGGTAATGCTGTGGCTGTATGTGTGTATGAACCTGCTTCTTTACGGGGCGGAGATTAATGCCTACTTCGAAAATGAATTCCGAAAGGCCCAGAGATCTGTAAAAACACTTCTTTCCAAGAAAGAAAATGAAAAAAACAGTACCAAAGAATCCTGA
- a CDS encoding GNAT family N-acetyltransferase, producing the protein MQIRVAEEKDAATLLEIYSYYVEKTAITFEYETPSIEEFTHRIHDIKAKYPYIVAEENGEILGYAYGSAFHPRAAYGWCAEMSIYVRHDRRGSGAGGRLYRALESLLAEMGILNLNACIAVAPKEDEYLTSASVDFHKHFGYKRVGEFHRCGYKFNRWYNMVWMEKMIGEHKSLQPEVKLFPEIQDKIGFERFSW; encoded by the coding sequence ATGCAGATACGTGTGGCAGAAGAGAAGGATGCAGCAACACTTTTGGAAATTTATTCCTACTACGTAGAAAAAACTGCGATCACATTTGAATATGAAACACCTTCCATAGAAGAGTTTACGCATCGGATCCATGATATAAAGGCGAAATATCCGTATATTGTGGCAGAAGAGAACGGAGAGATCCTGGGATATGCCTATGGTTCTGCGTTTCATCCGAGGGCTGCTTATGGCTGGTGTGCGGAAATGTCCATTTATGTGAGGCATGACCGGCGGGGCAGCGGTGCAGGAGGCAGACTCTATCGAGCCTTGGAGAGTCTTCTTGCAGAGATGGGAATTCTGAACCTGAACGCCTGCATTGCAGTTGCACCAAAAGAAGATGAATACCTGACCAGTGCCAGTGTGGATTTTCATAAGCATTTCGGCTATAAGCGTGTGGGAGAGTTCCACAGATGCGGCTATAAGTTTAACCGTTGGTATAATATGGTATGGATGGAAAAGATGATAGGCGAACATAAGAGCCTGCAGCCGGAAGTAAAGCTTTTCCCGGAAATCCAGGATAAGATCGGATTTGAACGTTTTTCCTGGTAA
- the thrC gene encoding threonine synthase, with translation MQVLYKSTRGKEQAVTASMAILKGLSEDGGLFVPESIPQLDVPMDKLAQMTYQETAYEVMSRFLTDFTEDELKNCINKAYDSKFDTEKIAPLHEADGAYFLELFHGATIAFKDMALSILPHLMTTAAKKNNVKNEIVILTATSGDTGKAAMAGFADVPGTKIIVFYPKHGVSPIQEKQMVTQKGANTYVVGITGNFDDAQTAVKKMFNDHELAAELDQAGFQFSSANSINIGRLVPQIVYYVYAYASLVRDGRIKDGQEINVVVPTGNFGNILAAYYAKQMGLPIHKLICASNENRVLYDFFRTGTYDRKRDFILTTSPSMDILISSNLERLIYRLTGENAEKCAELMKSLSEGGEYTITDEMKAQLVDFYGNFCSEDETAQAISDIYKNSNYVIDTHTAVAAGVYKKYVSETADHLPTVIASTASPYKFTRSVMEALGEEHKDLDDFGLVDALSALSGVPVPRAVEEIRTAPVLHDRVVDAVDMPAAVKDILKIK, from the coding sequence ATGCAGGTATTGTACAAGAGCACCAGAGGAAAAGAGCAGGCAGTTACAGCGTCTATGGCCATACTTAAGGGTCTTTCTGAGGACGGCGGACTGTTCGTGCCTGAAAGCATTCCACAGCTGGATGTACCAATGGACAAGCTGGCACAGATGACCTACCAGGAGACAGCATATGAGGTAATGAGCCGTTTCCTTACAGATTTTACTGAGGATGAGCTTAAGAACTGTATCAACAAAGCATACGACAGTAAATTTGATACAGAAAAGATTGCACCTCTTCATGAAGCGGATGGGGCATATTTCCTGGAACTGTTCCATGGCGCGACCATCGCATTTAAGGATATGGCACTTTCCATCCTTCCGCATCTGATGACAACTGCAGCGAAGAAGAATAATGTTAAGAATGAGATCGTAATCCTTACCGCAACATCAGGAGATACCGGTAAAGCTGCCATGGCAGGCTTTGCAGATGTGCCTGGAACGAAGATCATTGTATTTTATCCGAAGCATGGTGTCAGCCCGATCCAGGAGAAACAGATGGTAACTCAGAAGGGTGCCAACACTTATGTGGTAGGTATTACCGGTAACTTTGATGATGCCCAGACTGCAGTTAAGAAGATGTTCAATGATCACGAGCTGGCAGCAGAGCTGGATCAGGCGGGCTTCCAGTTTTCTTCTGCAAACTCTATCAACATCGGTCGTCTTGTTCCTCAGATCGTGTATTATGTATATGCCTACGCATCACTGGTACGTGACGGCAGGATCAAAGACGGACAGGAGATCAATGTGGTAGTTCCTACCGGAAACTTCGGAAATATCCTTGCTGCGTACTATGCGAAACAGATGGGACTTCCGATCCACAAACTGATCTGTGCATCGAATGAGAACCGTGTTCTTTATGATTTCTTCCGCACAGGAACTTATGACAGAAAGAGAGATTTCATCCTTACGACATCTCCTTCCATGGATATTCTGATCTCCAGCAATCTGGAAAGACTGATCTATCGTCTTACCGGAGAAAATGCTGAAAAATGTGCAGAGCTTATGAAATCTTTAAGTGAGGGCGGCGAATATACCATTACTGACGAGATGAAAGCACAGCTTGTTGATTTTTATGGTAATTTCTGCAGTGAAGATGAGACTGCACAGGCCATCAGTGATATCTATAAAAACAGCAATTATGTGATCGATACGCATACTGCAGTTGCAGCCGGCGTATATAAGAAGTATGTAAGTGAGACAGCGGATCATCTTCCGACAGTGATCGCCTCTACTGCAAGTCCGTATAAATTCACAAGAAGTGTTATGGAAGCACTTGGTGAGGAGCATAAAGATCTGGATGATTTTGGCCTTGTAGACGCATTAAGTGCGCTTTCTGGAGTACCTGTTCCACGTGCAGTTGAAGAAATCCGTACTGCCCCGGTTCTTCATGACAGGGTGGTAGATGCAGTGGATATGCCGGCAGCAGTAAAGGATATCCTTAAGATCAAATAA